The proteins below come from a single Streptomyces sp. SCSIO 75703 genomic window:
- a CDS encoding GNAT family N-acetyltransferase, translating to MTVVTDVVTHAVEYGPGVPVMLVASVLALLATAACSARRARRRRSARPTDGTGGADTGGARSGPGSRTVDRTEPLPARPATGTTASAHATADTAPAHTGARHGSADGAGAGGGVLWRMRTTVRDTPGSLAALCAALADRGVDILSLQTHPLAEGTVDEFLLRAPGTLSGAGLARVASVAGGSDTWTERADAHDLVDTPARVLGLAARTALDSTELPLALRQLIGRCGIRTRPAPVSGEPDVPEEGEFGETVLRLRAPDGGVIRVERPHPPFTPAEFARARALVALDARLGPRAPAGREATALPRSGATLGRAGAQDLDAAKAMHGRCSARTLGLRYHGPAGDADRYLRHLLGPHHGRSVAARTGPGRIVALGHLLWDGDETEVALLVEDEWQRRGIGRALLARLVEMAVEAGCASVYAVTRASNTGMVAAMRGLGLPLDYRVEEGTLVLTARLDAVPAPPRLPYGERVGRD from the coding sequence ATGACTGTGGTGACGGACGTCGTGACTCACGCGGTCGAGTACGGCCCCGGTGTCCCGGTCATGCTCGTCGCCTCGGTGCTCGCGCTCCTCGCCACGGCGGCGTGCTCCGCCCGGCGGGCCCGGCGCCGCCGGTCCGCACGGCCCACGGACGGCACGGGCGGGGCGGACACCGGCGGCGCCCGCTCCGGGCCGGGCAGCCGTACCGTTGACCGCACCGAACCGCTCCCCGCCCGCCCGGCGACCGGCACCACCGCGTCCGCCCACGCCACGGCCGACACCGCGCCCGCCCACACGGGCGCCCGGCACGGAAGCGCGGACGGCGCCGGCGCCGGCGGCGGCGTCCTGTGGCGGATGCGGACGACCGTGCGGGACACACCGGGATCGCTGGCCGCGCTGTGCGCGGCGCTCGCCGACCGAGGAGTGGACATCCTGAGCCTCCAGACGCACCCCCTGGCCGAGGGCACGGTGGACGAGTTCCTGCTCCGGGCCCCCGGGACGCTGTCGGGGGCCGGGCTGGCCCGGGTGGCGTCGGTGGCGGGCGGAAGTGACACCTGGACCGAGCGGGCCGACGCGCACGACCTGGTGGACACCCCGGCCCGGGTCCTCGGCCTCGCGGCCCGCACGGCGCTGGACTCCACCGAACTCCCGCTGGCGCTGCGCCAGTTGATCGGCCGGTGCGGCATCCGGACCCGGCCCGCCCCCGTGTCGGGGGAACCGGACGTCCCCGAGGAGGGCGAGTTCGGGGAGACGGTGCTGCGGCTGCGCGCCCCGGACGGCGGGGTGATCAGGGTGGAACGGCCGCATCCGCCGTTCACCCCGGCCGAGTTCGCGCGGGCCAGGGCCCTGGTCGCGCTGGACGCCCGGCTCGGCCCCCGGGCTCCGGCCGGCCGGGAGGCGACGGCCCTGCCCCGGAGCGGTGCCACCCTGGGCCGGGCCGGCGCCCAGGACCTCGACGCGGCGAAGGCGATGCACGGGCGCTGCTCGGCGCGGACCCTCGGGCTGCGCTACCACGGCCCCGCCGGGGACGCCGACCGGTACCTGCGCCACCTGCTCGGTCCGCACCACGGCCGCAGCGTCGCCGCGCGCACGGGCCCGGGGCGGATCGTCGCCCTCGGCCATCTGCTGTGGGACGGGGACGAGACGGAGGTCGCGCTGCTCGTCGAGGACGAGTGGCAGCGGCGCGGCATCGGCCGCGCCCTGCTGGCCCGGCTGGTCGAGATGGCCGTCGAGGCGGGCTGCGCGAGCGTGTACGCCGTGACGCGGGCCTCCAACACGGGGATGGTCGCCGCCATGCGCGGGCTGGGCCTCCCCCTCGACTACCGGGTCGAGGAGGGCACCCTCGTCCTCACCGCCCGCCTCGACGCGGTCCCGGCTCCGCCGCGCCTCCCGTACGGGGAACGGGTGGGCCGGGACTGA
- a CDS encoding DUF6493 family protein: protein MTTAAKATPTTAAPAPVAAAVLDAVRAGRTTEVVRLLDGMTDPERRALFPALKELRGELRAARWSAEVRRAHPALHAAGAACQTGAVAVSSWLAASDMRWSQARPAVLIDILGDREPRWLADVVRRLAARPFTARVPYELMSGLARLSGAPIPTTDAYVRAWVDSVNRAGRRDDTLLDRLRAEPRLRELVAALFRTDGLGSWLDWPSGDGPDTWIGSLYRLVADGTLDRAATVDACVARLLRGGNLVDQRVFLRLLRELALTREEERGRISDWLALASDGPAPVAAHAQAVLGALALDGEVSPRHLTELTEAVLFRPERKLVRAQLVLLGKVLTRDPAAAGEVLPAVAQVFGHEDSDLQERALKLVERHLGEAAAPELRAGLAEAAGGLVPALRTRAARALGVTPAAQEPAGHTEVLPPVPRPVRLAPAPGSAVELAEEIGALLASGGDVATFERALDGLVRHAHRDREELLSALEPVISRRWWAGPRRFRDRHEVASSFERRHVPLDSGGGFDLLLATLTGAARIRRQPSPDTACPHGSLARPFEARLEEIARRLIDDPLPLLLATPSWGTGVLEPGELVDRLETCRRLGTRIAPVDFGQALLRVRRADRTAAGAAAERAAALGTEEGTRLAAWLTAPEGPLPRVTRLTHDTRVLVETEAATGLPDNLPEPLSLLRAPLGASLARGYCYHWYSGARQHWLGLLPEQPELVAARMLRDLSMAAVDDERGPCSILPRLVEAEGAAGESVHLCLAYGLGARHAEDRLAGVDALLVLAARGGLDHARLGADLGELVRSGAVKPLRAADALRTAAATGAHRTVWLVLRRALPGLLADLDASVPARGLGDLLAVAAECAERTGARGDLPHLARAADRRGASRLVTQARRLRHALTDGAPAGGARAEEVAAV, encoded by the coding sequence ATGACGACGGCGGCGAAGGCGACGCCCACGACGGCCGCTCCGGCCCCGGTGGCCGCGGCCGTGCTGGACGCGGTGCGGGCCGGCCGGACGACGGAGGTGGTGCGCCTGCTCGACGGCATGACCGACCCCGAACGCCGGGCGTTGTTCCCCGCGTTGAAGGAGCTGCGCGGGGAGCTGAGGGCGGCCCGCTGGTCGGCGGAGGTGCGCCGGGCCCATCCGGCGCTGCACGCGGCGGGCGCCGCCTGCCAGACGGGCGCGGTCGCCGTGTCGAGCTGGCTCGCGGCGAGCGACATGCGCTGGTCGCAGGCGCGGCCCGCGGTACTGATCGACATCCTGGGCGACCGGGAGCCCCGCTGGCTCGCCGACGTGGTGCGGCGGCTCGCCGCACGGCCCTTCACGGCACGGGTCCCCTACGAGCTGATGTCCGGGCTGGCACGGCTCTCCGGCGCCCCGATACCGACGACGGACGCGTACGTGCGGGCCTGGGTCGACTCGGTGAACCGTGCCGGCCGGCGCGACGACACGCTCCTCGACCGGCTCCGCGCGGAGCCACGGCTGAGGGAGCTGGTGGCCGCGCTCTTCCGGACCGACGGCCTCGGTTCCTGGCTGGACTGGCCGTCCGGCGACGGCCCCGACACCTGGATCGGGTCGCTGTACCGGCTGGTCGCCGACGGCACGCTCGACCGGGCGGCGACGGTCGACGCCTGCGTGGCCCGGCTGCTGCGCGGGGGGAACCTCGTCGACCAGCGGGTCTTCCTGCGCCTGCTGCGGGAGCTGGCGCTCACCCGGGAGGAGGAGCGCGGGCGGATCTCCGACTGGCTGGCCCTGGCCTCGGACGGGCCGGCACCGGTCGCCGCGCACGCCCAGGCGGTGCTGGGCGCCCTCGCCCTGGACGGCGAGGTGTCGCCGCGTCACCTGACGGAGCTGACGGAGGCGGTGCTGTTCCGTCCGGAACGCAAACTCGTGCGGGCGCAGCTCGTGCTGCTCGGCAAGGTGCTGACCCGGGACCCGGCGGCGGCCGGGGAGGTGCTGCCGGCCGTCGCCCAGGTCTTCGGGCACGAGGACTCCGACCTCCAGGAGCGGGCGCTCAAGCTGGTCGAGCGGCACCTCGGCGAGGCCGCCGCCCCGGAGCTGCGGGCCGGTCTCGCCGAGGCCGCAGGGGGGTTGGTCCCGGCCCTGCGCACCCGCGCGGCCCGCGCCCTGGGGGTGACGCCCGCGGCCCAGGAGCCGGCCGGGCACACGGAGGTGCTGCCTCCCGTCCCCCGGCCGGTCCGCCTGGCCCCGGCGCCCGGGTCCGCGGTCGAGCTGGCCGAGGAGATCGGCGCGCTGCTGGCGTCCGGCGGGGACGTCGCCACCTTCGAACGCGCGCTGGACGGCCTCGTCCGGCACGCGCACCGGGACCGGGAGGAGTTGCTGAGCGCGCTCGAACCGGTGATCAGCCGCCGTTGGTGGGCCGGCCCCCGGCGGTTCCGGGACCGGCACGAGGTGGCCTCCTCCTTCGAACGACGCCACGTCCCGCTCGACTCGGGCGGTGGGTTCGACCTCCTGCTGGCGACCCTGACCGGCGCGGCGCGCATCCGGCGCCAGCCGTCCCCGGACACCGCCTGCCCGCACGGCTCCCTGGCCCGGCCCTTCGAGGCTCGGCTCGAGGAGATCGCCCGGCGGCTGATCGACGACCCGCTGCCGTTGCTGCTCGCCACGCCGTCCTGGGGCACCGGAGTGCTGGAGCCCGGCGAGCTGGTGGACCGGCTGGAGACCTGCCGCCGCCTCGGCACGCGGATCGCCCCCGTCGACTTCGGTCAGGCCCTGTTGCGGGTGCGCCGCGCCGACCGTACGGCGGCCGGAGCGGCGGCGGAGCGCGCGGCGGCGCTGGGCACCGAGGAGGGCACGCGCCTCGCGGCCTGGCTGACCGCGCCCGAGGGGCCCCTGCCGCGGGTCACCCGCCTCACCCACGACACCCGCGTCCTGGTCGAGACGGAGGCGGCCACGGGACTGCCCGACAATCTCCCCGAACCACTGAGCCTGCTGCGCGCCCCGCTCGGCGCGAGCCTGGCCCGCGGCTACTGCTACCACTGGTACAGCGGGGCCCGTCAGCACTGGCTCGGCCTGCTTCCCGAGCAGCCCGAGCTGGTCGCGGCGCGCATGCTGCGCGATCTGTCCATGGCCGCCGTGGACGACGAGCGGGGCCCCTGCTCGATACTCCCCCGTCTCGTGGAGGCGGAAGGCGCGGCGGGCGAGTCCGTGCACCTGTGCCTGGCGTACGGGCTCGGGGCGCGGCACGCCGAGGACCGCCTCGCCGGCGTCGACGCCCTGCTGGTGCTCGCGGCGCGCGGCGGCCTCGACCACGCGCGGCTGGGGGCGGACCTCGGGGAACTGGTGCGGTCCGGGGCCGTCAAGCCCCTGCGGGCGGCCGACGCGCTGCGGACGGCCGCGGCGACCGGGGCGCACCGCACCGTGTGGCTCGTGCTGCGCCGGGCGCTGCCCGGCCTGCTGGCGGACCTCGACGCGTCGGTGCCGGCCCGTGGTCTCGGGGACCTGCTGGCCGTGGCCGCCGAGTGCGCCGAGCGGACGGGGGCCCGCGGCGACCTGCCCCACCTGGCGCGGGCGGCGGACCGGCGCGGCGCGTCCCGGCTGGTCACCCAGGCCCGGCGGCTGCGCCACGCGCTGACGGACGGGGCACCGGCGGGCGGGGCGCGGGCCGAGGAGGTGGCCGCCGTGTGA
- a CDS encoding Lrp/AsnC family transcriptional regulator produces the protein MADSVVLDPVDLHLLRLLQNDARTTYRDLAAQVGVAPSTCLDRVTRLRRAGVILGHRLELDPARLGRGLQALLSVQVRPHRRELVGPFVDRIRALPESRTVFHLTGPDDYLVHVAVADMADLQRLVLDEFTSRREVARVETRLIFQQWECGPLLPPATP, from the coding sequence ATGGCCGATTCCGTCGTACTCGATCCGGTCGATCTCCATCTGCTGCGGCTGTTGCAGAACGACGCCCGGACCACCTACCGGGACCTCGCCGCGCAGGTGGGGGTCGCCCCGTCGACGTGCCTGGACCGGGTGACCCGGCTGCGGCGGGCAGGGGTGATCCTCGGCCACCGGCTGGAGCTGGACCCGGCGAGGCTGGGGCGCGGGCTCCAGGCGCTGCTGTCGGTGCAGGTGCGCCCGCACCGGCGGGAACTGGTCGGTCCGTTCGTCGACCGCATCCGGGCGCTGCCGGAGTCACGGACGGTCTTCCACCTGACCGGACCGGACGACTACCTCGTGCACGTCGCCGTCGCGGACATGGCGGACCTCCAGCGGCTGGTACTGGACGAGTTCACGTCCCGGCGCGAGGTGGCCCGGGTGGAGACACGGCTGATCTTCCAGCAGTGGGAGTGCGGGCCGCTGCTGCCACCCGCCACGCCCTGA
- a CDS encoding SMC family ATPase produces the protein MRLHRLDLTAFGPFGGTQSVDFDELSAAGLFLLHGPTGAGKTSVLDAVCYALYGSVPGARQSGQGATLRSDHAAAGIRTEVRLDLTVAGRRLEVTRQPPFERPKRRGTGTTVDKAQSGLREYDAAAGAWKDLSRSHQEIGEEITQLLGMSREQFCQVVLLPQGDFARFLRADAEARGKLLGRLFDTRRFAEVEKRLADRRRGAEARVREGDAALLADAHRMQQAAGDVMELPEAAPGEPGLAEAVLGAAAVARSTAREQLTIADRWLAAAESAHAAAERDLADTRELHRLQHRYAETRRRAARLAERADAHREAQERRERARRAETVAPALELRDATDTEHRRAATAETHARARLPQTLADAGADALATAARRAAEDLGALEPARRAERRLTALLAERDTLDRQDGSDEDLRHDAESWLDDWERTRAGLQARVDTALTAVTQAEQLAALREPAQRRLRAARDRDRLTADAEEARRRLLTAAEEAATARDHWLDLKEQRLRGIAAELAAHLTEGRPCAVCGATEHPAPARKDAGHIDRDAEEHALDASRRADAARAAAAQHEATVRTALAAATEEAGDTPTAELAERAAALEGRHARARALASGLHAAQEELRRAEAEREQRVEARQQAAVRAAARVGTRDRLERELATLEEELTRARAGADSVAERAGRLERRAALLTEAADAVRMAEDTARRLKDADARLADAAFRAGFDTPVEAAAALLDDTAHRELQRRLDDWQHEEAAVRAALAEQDAADAARRPEADLPAAERAVADAARRLREAASARDDAARRCAELDRLSARATEAVRRLAPLREEYTRVARLAALAAGTSADNERRMRLESYVLAARLEQVAAAATARLRQMSSGRYTLVHSDDRAGRGRSGLGLHVVDAWTGRERDTATLSGGETFFASLALALGLADVVTDEAGGVRLDTLFIDEGFGSLDEQTLDEVLDVLDSLRERDRSVGIVSHVADLRRRVHAQLEVVKGRSGSTLRQRGAD, from the coding sequence GTCCGACCGGCGCCGGCAAGACCTCCGTCCTCGACGCCGTGTGCTACGCGCTGTACGGCTCCGTCCCCGGCGCCCGGCAGTCCGGCCAGGGCGCGACCCTGCGCAGCGACCACGCCGCCGCCGGTATCCGTACCGAGGTGCGCCTCGACCTCACCGTCGCCGGACGGCGGCTGGAGGTCACCCGGCAGCCGCCCTTCGAACGCCCCAAGCGGCGCGGCACCGGCACCACCGTCGACAAGGCCCAGAGCGGGCTGCGCGAGTACGACGCCGCGGCCGGTGCCTGGAAGGACCTGAGCCGTTCCCACCAGGAGATCGGCGAGGAGATCACCCAGCTCCTCGGCATGAGCCGCGAACAGTTCTGCCAGGTCGTCCTCCTGCCCCAGGGCGACTTCGCCCGGTTCCTGCGCGCCGACGCCGAGGCCCGCGGCAAACTGCTCGGCCGCCTCTTCGACACCCGGCGCTTCGCGGAGGTCGAGAAGCGTCTCGCGGACCGGCGCCGCGGTGCCGAGGCCCGGGTGCGGGAGGGTGACGCCGCGCTGCTGGCCGACGCCCACCGCATGCAGCAGGCCGCCGGCGACGTCATGGAGCTGCCCGAGGCGGCGCCGGGCGAACCGGGACTGGCCGAGGCGGTCCTCGGCGCCGCCGCCGTCGCCCGCAGCACCGCCCGCGAACAGCTCACCATCGCCGACCGGTGGCTCGCGGCGGCCGAGTCCGCGCACGCCGCCGCCGAACGCGACCTCGCCGACACGCGCGAACTGCACCGCCTCCAGCACCGGTACGCCGAGACACGCCGACGCGCCGCCCGGCTCGCCGAACGCGCCGACGCCCACCGCGAGGCGCAGGAACGCCGGGAGCGCGCCCGCCGCGCCGAGACCGTCGCCCCCGCGCTGGAACTGCGGGACGCCACCGACACCGAGCACCGGCGGGCCGCCACCGCCGAGACCCACGCGCGTGCCCGGCTCCCCCAGACCCTCGCGGACGCCGGCGCGGACGCGCTGGCCACCGCCGCCCGCCGCGCCGCCGAGGACCTGGGCGCCCTGGAGCCGGCCCGCCGCGCGGAACGGCGCCTGACCGCCCTCCTCGCCGAACGCGACACGCTCGACCGGCAGGACGGCTCCGACGAAGACCTCCGGCACGACGCCGAGAGCTGGCTCGACGACTGGGAACGGACCCGCGCCGGCCTCCAGGCCCGCGTCGACACCGCCCTGACGGCCGTGACCCAGGCCGAACAGCTCGCGGCCCTGCGCGAACCCGCCCAGCGCCGGCTGCGGGCCGCCCGGGACCGCGACCGGCTCACCGCCGACGCCGAAGAGGCCCGGCGGCGCTTGCTCACCGCCGCCGAAGAGGCCGCCACCGCCCGCGACCACTGGCTCGACCTCAAGGAACAGCGGCTCCGGGGCATCGCCGCCGAACTCGCCGCCCACCTCACCGAGGGCCGGCCCTGCGCGGTCTGCGGCGCCACCGAACATCCCGCCCCCGCCCGCAAGGACGCCGGGCACATCGACCGCGACGCCGAGGAACACGCCCTCGACGCGAGCCGACGGGCCGACGCCGCGCGCGCCGCCGCCGCACAGCACGAGGCCACCGTACGCACGGCCCTGGCCGCCGCGACCGAGGAGGCGGGGGACACCCCCACCGCCGAACTGGCCGAGCGCGCCGCCGCCCTGGAAGGCCGGCACGCGCGGGCCCGTGCCCTCGCCTCCGGGCTCCACGCCGCACAGGAGGAACTGCGCCGCGCCGAGGCGGAACGCGAACAGCGCGTCGAGGCCCGGCAGCAGGCCGCCGTCCGCGCCGCCGCCCGCGTCGGCACGCGCGACCGGCTGGAACGGGAACTCGCCACGCTGGAGGAGGAGCTGACGCGAGCCCGCGCCGGCGCCGACAGCGTGGCCGAGCGCGCCGGACGGCTGGAGCGCCGGGCCGCCCTGCTCACCGAGGCGGCCGACGCCGTCCGCATGGCGGAGGACACCGCCCGGCGGCTCAAGGACGCCGACGCCCGTCTCGCCGACGCCGCCTTCCGGGCCGGTTTCGACACGCCCGTCGAGGCCGCCGCCGCACTCCTCGACGACACCGCCCACCGCGAGCTGCAACGCCGCCTGGACGACTGGCAGCACGAGGAGGCCGCCGTCCGCGCCGCCCTCGCCGAACAGGACGCCGCCGACGCGGCCCGGCGGCCCGAAGCCGACCTCCCCGCCGCCGAACGCGCCGTCGCCGACGCGGCCCGGCGGCTGCGCGAGGCAGCCTCCGCGCGCGACGACGCCGCCCGTCGATGCGCCGAACTCGACCGGCTGTCCGCGCGCGCCACGGAAGCCGTCCGCCGGCTGGCCCCGCTCCGCGAGGAGTACACGCGCGTGGCCCGGCTCGCCGCCCTCGCCGCGGGCACCTCGGCGGACAACGAACGCCGGATGCGGCTGGAGTCGTACGTGCTCGCGGCCCGGCTGGAGCAGGTCGCCGCCGCCGCGACGGCCCGGTTGCGGCAGATGTCCTCCGGCCGCTACACCCTCGTCCACTCCGACGACCGGGCCGGCCGCGGGCGCAGCGGCCTCGGCCTGCACGTGGTCGACGCCTGGACCGGCCGCGAACGGGACACGGCGACGCTCTCCGGAGGCGAGACCTTCTTCGCCTCCCTGGCCCTCGCGCTCGGCCTCGCCGACGTGGTCACCGACGAGGCCGGCGGGGTGCGGCTGGACACCCTCTTCATCGACGAGGGCTTCGGCAGCCTCGACGAACAGACCCTCGACGAGGTCCTCGACGTCCTCGACTCGCTGCGCGAGCGGGACCGCAGCGTCGGCATCGTCAGCCACGTCGCCGACCTGCGGCGCCGCGTCCACGCCCAACTGGAGGTCGTCAAGGGCCGGTCGGGCTCGACGCTGCGGCAGCGGGGAGCGGACTGA
- a CDS encoding DUF885 domain-containing protein, whose protein sequence is MSETKSPLPREVADAYVDDLIALDPVTGTYLGVQESSGRLPDFSPAGQEALAELARTTLARLDEAERRPGGDSDVERRCARLLRERLTAELAVHEADEGLRSVGNMGTAAHSVREVFTVTPTGTDEDWARIAERLRAVPDALAGYRASLALGLERGLYAAPRPTATFVGQLGEWADTGEGRGWFEDFAAAGPEALRAELDEAARGATAAVVELRDWMRDVYAPAVEDAPNTVGRERYARWSRYFNGTDLDLDEAYAYGWAEYHRLLAEMRKEAEKVLPGAGTPWVALAHLDEHGRHIEGVDEVRDWLQGLMDQAIESLDGTHFELAERVRKVESRIAPPGSAAAPYYTPPSEDFSRPGRTWLPTMGQTRFPVYDLVSTWYHEGVPGHHLQLAQWAHVASDLSRYQASVGMVSANAEGWALYAERLMDELGFLTDAEQRLGYLDAQMMRALRVIVDIGMHLELEIPADSPFHPGERWTPELAQEFFGAHSSRPADFVESELTRYLTIPGQAIGYKLGERAWLLGREKARERHGDAFDPKAWHMAALSQGSLGLDDLVDELSRL, encoded by the coding sequence ATGTCAGAGACGAAGAGCCCGCTGCCCCGCGAGGTCGCCGACGCCTATGTCGACGACCTCATCGCCCTCGACCCGGTCACCGGTACCTACCTCGGCGTGCAGGAGAGTTCCGGACGGCTGCCCGACTTCTCCCCCGCGGGGCAGGAGGCCCTGGCGGAACTGGCCCGGACCACCCTCGCCCGGCTCGACGAGGCGGAGCGCCGGCCCGGCGGCGACAGCGACGTGGAGCGCCGCTGCGCCCGGCTGCTGCGCGAGCGGCTGACCGCCGAACTCGCCGTGCACGAGGCCGACGAGGGGCTGCGTTCGGTGGGCAACATGGGCACCGCCGCGCACTCGGTGCGGGAGGTGTTCACGGTGACGCCGACCGGCACGGACGAGGACTGGGCGCGGATCGCCGAGCGGCTGCGCGCGGTGCCGGACGCGCTCGCGGGCTACCGCGCCTCCCTCGCGCTGGGCCTGGAGCGCGGGCTGTACGCGGCGCCCCGGCCGACCGCCACCTTCGTCGGACAGCTCGGCGAGTGGGCGGACACCGGGGAGGGGCGCGGCTGGTTCGAGGACTTCGCGGCGGCCGGCCCCGAGGCGCTGCGCGCGGAGCTGGACGAGGCGGCGCGGGGCGCGACCGCGGCCGTGGTGGAGCTGCGGGACTGGATGCGGGACGTGTACGCGCCCGCGGTCGAGGACGCGCCGAACACGGTGGGCCGGGAGCGTTACGCCCGCTGGTCGCGCTACTTCAACGGCACCGACCTGGACCTGGACGAGGCGTACGCGTACGGCTGGGCCGAGTACCACCGGCTCCTGGCGGAGATGCGGAAGGAGGCGGAGAAGGTCCTGCCCGGTGCCGGGACGCCGTGGGTGGCGCTCGCGCACCTGGACGAGCACGGGCGGCACATCGAGGGGGTCGACGAGGTCCGCGACTGGCTCCAGGGCCTGATGGACCAGGCGATCGAGTCGCTGGACGGCACCCACTTCGAACTCGCCGAGCGGGTCCGGAAGGTGGAGTCGCGCATCGCCCCGCCGGGCAGTGCGGCGGCCCCCTACTACACGCCTCCGTCGGAGGACTTCTCGCGGCCCGGCCGGACCTGGCTGCCCACGATGGGCCAGACCCGCTTCCCGGTCTACGACCTGGTGTCGACCTGGTACCACGAGGGCGTGCCGGGCCACCACCTCCAGCTCGCCCAGTGGGCGCACGTGGCGAGCGACCTCTCCCGCTACCAGGCGTCGGTCGGCATGGTCAGCGCCAACGCCGAGGGCTGGGCGCTGTACGCGGAGCGGCTCATGGACGAACTGGGGTTCCTCACGGACGCGGAGCAGCGGCTCGGGTACCTGGACGCGCAGATGATGCGGGCGCTGCGGGTCATCGTCGACATCGGCATGCACCTGGAGCTGGAGATCCCGGCGGACTCGCCGTTCCACCCGGGCGAGCGGTGGACGCCGGAGCTGGCGCAGGAGTTCTTCGGCGCGCACAGCAGCCGTCCGGCGGACTTCGTGGAGAGCGAGCTGACCCGCTACCTGACGATCCCGGGGCAGGCGATCGGCTACAAGCTCGGGGAGCGCGCCTGGCTGCTGGGCCGGGAGAAGGCGCGGGAGCGGCACGGCGACGCCTTCGACCCCAAGGCGTGGCACATGGCGGCCCTCTCGCAGGGCTCCCTCGGTCTGGACGACCTGGTGGACGAGTTGTCGCGCCTCTGA
- a CDS encoding PLP-dependent transferase, giving the protein MDTARTPTPSADDVRSTAPRGRALATEAVHAGRDDLAGRGLHAPPIDLSTTYPSYDSRGEAARIDAFAATGADPDGPPVYGRLGNPTVARFETALARLEGTESAVAFASGMAALSAVLLARAASGLRHVVAVRPLYGCSDHLLTAGVLGTEVTWTDPAGIADALRPDTGLVLVETPANPTLAEVDLRAVAHACGSVPLLVDNTFATPVLQRPAEHGARIVLHSATKYLGGHGDVLAGVVACDEEFAGALRQVRFATGGVLHPLAGYLLLRGLSTLPVRVRAASANAAGLARRLAADPRVARVHYPRLGGAMVSFEVHGDPHEVISRVRLITPAVSLGSVDTLIQHPASISHRIVDADDRRGAGVSDRLLRLSVGLEDADDLWADLDAALGEPASADGGAGVAEAEGAAGAGGPGGAVDVVEARPVAAG; this is encoded by the coding sequence ATGGACACTGCGCGCACGCCCACGCCATCCGCCGACGACGTACGCTCCACCGCGCCCCGGGGCCGGGCCCTGGCCACCGAGGCGGTGCACGCCGGCCGCGACGACCTCGCCGGCCGGGGACTGCACGCCCCGCCCATCGACCTGTCGACGACGTACCCCTCGTACGACAGCCGCGGCGAGGCCGCCCGCATCGACGCCTTCGCCGCCACCGGCGCCGACCCCGACGGCCCGCCCGTCTACGGGCGGCTCGGCAACCCGACCGTCGCCCGCTTCGAGACCGCCCTCGCCCGGCTGGAGGGCACCGAGTCCGCGGTCGCCTTCGCCAGCGGCATGGCCGCGCTCAGCGCCGTCCTGCTCGCCCGCGCCGCCTCGGGACTGCGCCACGTCGTCGCCGTACGCCCCCTGTACGGGTGCAGCGACCACCTGCTGACCGCCGGCGTGCTCGGCACGGAGGTCACCTGGACCGACCCGGCCGGCATCGCCGACGCGCTGCGCCCGGACACCGGTCTGGTGCTGGTGGAGACCCCGGCCAACCCCACTCTCGCCGAGGTCGACCTGCGGGCCGTCGCCCACGCCTGCGGCTCGGTGCCGCTGCTCGTGGACAACACCTTCGCCACGCCGGTCCTCCAGCGCCCCGCCGAACACGGCGCCCGGATCGTGCTGCACAGCGCCACCAAGTACCTCGGCGGGCACGGGGACGTGCTGGCCGGGGTCGTCGCCTGCGACGAGGAGTTCGCCGGGGCCCTGCGGCAGGTGCGCTTCGCCACGGGCGGCGTGCTCCACCCGCTCGCCGGCTACCTGTTGTTGCGCGGGCTGTCCACCCTGCCGGTCCGGGTGCGCGCCGCCTCCGCCAACGCCGCCGGCCTCGCCCGGCGCCTCGCCGCCGACCCGCGCGTGGCCCGCGTCCACTACCCGCGGCTCGGCGGCGCGATGGTCTCCTTCGAGGTCCACGGCGACCCGCACGAGGTGATCTCCCGGGTCCGCCTGATCACCCCGGCGGTCAGCCTGGGCAGCGTCGACACGCTCATCCAGCACCCCGCCTCCATCAGCCACCGCATCGTGGACGCCGACGACCGGCGCGGCGCCGGGGTGAGCGACCGGCTGCTGCGGCTGTCGGTGGGCCTGGAGGACGCCGACGACCTGTGGGCCGACCTGGACGCGGCGCTCGGGGAGCCGGCGTCGGCCGACGGTGGCGCCGGGGTCGCGGAGGCCGAGGGGGCTGCCGGGGCCGGCGGGCCCGGCGGGGCCGTCGATGTTGTCGAGGCGCGGCCGGTGGCGGCCGGGTGA